One window of the Dreissena polymorpha isolate Duluth1 chromosome 5, UMN_Dpol_1.0, whole genome shotgun sequence genome contains the following:
- the LOC127881622 gene encoding uncharacterized protein LOC127881622 isoform X4: MYVYTAMTALSLWLLVALLVTVCTPSLGLKPQTAEQQRRKELLRTELDTWLGTCKGSYSMKAIGATKVAVSEVKVIRHGVCRKIANGTFENGKGKIRVESSLHVAKKSDDYVTNITWTYSSKDATIPGRFVVALDFVDYKTYADLNRVCIVFNMTKSKSIEENVSLMFHLDCIPLVNTPDVLMDVQIWSILKGKFSDRRCPRKRREVSLDPSSKVCETIACSDTRSIPISKSSHKGGICACFRERHGKPVLTWTHDPASRKFNISLTNIPPYLEGVEIEIVNSNNTVYHEILKKVKNDVFVFGTNSLMATSYKSYPTGNYSVVLSGKCPAESLSHYHFCSAQEDVFVIFPQYIVVDDPAPPPQFPPASVVTIATVVGGVVVIGLITIVVFYYCKCRRKGANLPSSGHEPFSTELVEMPPSSLNNTDGHVTGIEEDQTGTTETEMTAYEEGKRLEVTQRQPLLSDIQSTRDGKYDAAANCGSDKPQHETISTHNHCQTHAIKNWEVSRSGVTDLQRYQDRDETYYVGKHDGSENLRPPFGHRTIPTESTEYGYQTNVVKHVIGLSYRETDDDVFCTKKERLLYEMRRNGLVFGHFSKHTFAERASHSTQHTDIVIIVSKGMNALCSPLRAQQQEWDHDNLPKTVLFELQHAKVGEYVVHLVSLEHDRWEGERLLSEFRGFLVYPKQPEGRFIYDYNFHGNEFDFFRGTPFEDFINKLLT; this comes from the exons ATGTATGTATACACggcg ATGACCGCCCTGAGCCTGTGGCTACTCGTTGCGCTGCTGGTTACAGTCTGTACACCTTCGCTGGGACTTAAGCCCCAGACCGCCGAGCAGCAACGGCGTAAAGAGCTGCTGCGAACAGAGCTGGACACATGGCTGGGAACATGCAAAGGAAGCTACAGTATGAAG gCGATCGGTGCAACAAAGGTCGCAGTGTCAGAAGTCAAGGTTATACGACACG gtgtatGCAGAAAAATTGCTAATGGCACGTTCGAAAACGGTAAGGGAAAGATACGTGTTGAGAGCTCGCTGCATGTGGCGAAGAAATCAGACGACTACGTCACAAACATCACGTGGACGTACTCGTCCAAAG ATGCGACCATTCCTGGGCGGTTCGTCGTTGCGTTGGATTTCGTCGACTACAAAACGTACGCTGACCTGAACAGAGTCTGCATCGTGTTCAACATGACCAAATCCAAGTCGATTGAGGAAAAT GTATCACTGATGTTCCATTTGGACTGCATTCCTCTTGTGAACACGCCGGATGTGCTGATGGACGTGCAAATCTGGAGTATTTTGAAGGGCAAGTTCTCCGATAGACGGTGTCCCCGGAAACGCCGCGAAGTGTCGCTCGATCCCAGCAGCAAAGTCTGTGAGACTATCGCTTGCTCCGATACAAGGAGTATACCAATCTCGAAAA GCTCTCACAAGGGGGGAATATGCGCGTGCTTCCGGGAGCGTCACGGGAAGCCCGTTCTGACCTGGACTCACGACCCGGCGAGTCGAAAGTTTAACATAAGCCTCACCAACATCCCTCCTTACCTCGAAGGTGTCGAAATTGAAATCGTGAACAGCAATAACACCGTGTATCATGAAATTCTGAAAAAGGTCAAA AATGATGTATTTGTATTTGGTACGAATAGCCTCATGGCGACCTCTTACAAGTCGTATCCAACGGGGAACTACTCTGTCGTG TTGAGCGGCAAGTGTCCTGCGGAGTCCCTTTCACATTACCACTTCTGTTCTGCGCAGGAAGATGTCTTCGTCATATTCCCTCAGTACATCGTGG TGGATGACCCAGCGCCCCCTCCTCAGTTTCCCCCAGCTTCTGTTGTTACCATAGCAACGGTGGTAGGTGGTGTCGTCGTGATAGGCCTCATCACCATCGTGGTTTTCTACTACTGCAAATGTCGCCGTAAGGGAGCCAACCTTCCTTCTAGTGGGCATGAGCCATTCAGCACAG AACTCGTAGAGATGCCGCCTTCCAGTCTGAACAACACGGACGGTCACGTGACTGGAATAGAAGAAGACCAAACAGGCACCACTGAAACGGAAATGACCGCGTATGAGGAGGGTAAGAGGTTAGAGGTGACCCAACGTCAGCCACTGCTGAGCGATATTCAAAGCACTAGAGACGGAAAATATGATGCCGCAGCTAATTGTGGATCCGATAAACCACAACACGAAACAATTTCAACACATAACCATTGTCAGACACATGCCATAAAAAACTGGGAGGTCAGTAGGTCAGGGGTTACTGACCTTCAACGTTATCAAGATAGAGACGAAACATATTATGTCGGAAAACACGATGGATCTGAAAATCTTCGCCCTCCTTTTGGACACAGAACAATTCCAACAGAGTCAACAGAGTACGGTTATCAGACAAATGTCGTTAAGCACGTGATCGGGTTATCGTACCGCGAAACTGATGATGACGTGTTCTGTACAAAGAAAGAGAGACTCTTGTACGAGATGCGGCGGAATGGTTTGGTGTTTGGTCACTTTTCCAAGCATACTTTTGCTGAACGAGCATCGCACTCAACGCAGCACACTGACATAGTGATAATCGTGTCCAAAGGAATGAACGCACTGTGCTCCCCTTTGCGAGCACAGCAACAGGAATGGGACCACGATAATTTACCGAAAACTGTGTTATTTGAACTGCAGCATGCAAAAGTGGGGGAATACGTCGTCCATTTAGTCTCACTGGAACATGATCGTTGGGAGGGCGAGAGACTGTTGTCAGAGTTCAGGGGCTTCCTCGTGTACCCTAAACAGCCCGAGGGTCGTTTCATATATGATTACAATTTCCATGGCAACGAATTTGATTTCTTCAGAGGAACGCCTTTTGAGGATTTTATTAATAAACTGTTAACATAA